ggaaggaggcaaAAACGGGGGACGTAGCAGTGGGAGGTGGATCTCTTCATCTAACACGACTGCATGGTAAAGACGCGATTGCCTTGTTCCTGCTGGGCCATGACGGCGATTGAGATAGCTAGGATCTCAGACCAGGGGCATCCTAAATCAGACTGGCGGGGGGGGCGTCAGCGGGGGTCAGGAACTGAACCCTTATCAAGGGCAGCCACTGAGGGTGATGTGTTGAGAGCAGGAGTATTCTAGGCAGGGGTCACTGCCTGGAGGTGAGAGAGTGTTTGGGACGCACCTGACCTAGAACAAATACTGTGGGGCTGCACCCCAGAGGacggggcactgggagagagctGGAGTTGAAGGCAAAGCGGTCGAGGAAGAGCCCAGAATCCTGAGTAGTTTCTGTTTTATGCCTGCTTCATGGAGCAATGATTGGAGAGGGGTCTTGGCTCCATGCCAGAGAGCCAAATTCAAGAAAGGGCTGCTGCAACGACCCAGGAAAGGAATgatggaggggtggggcaggtcgtggccagggaggaggaggctaGCTCGGTGGGCACTGGCCCCACTTACTTCCTTGGGGGTGTCTGTGTATTTCTGTGGGAATAGCTTGCTAGAGCTCACAGTGGGTTTTCATCCGTGTTAGGCCAAGCCTGTGGTATAGTGGGTCCAATGTCATTAcaccattcccattttatagaagatgcAACTGAGATTAAACAGTGAACAGATGcacaccacccccctccccaggctcccggACACTGACTGAGATCTAGGCTCTCTTCTTTTTAGAGCCAGGAGTTGACAGACTTTCTCTGGAAAGGGCTGGAGAGCAAATGTTTTAAGCTTTGTGGTCCAGTCTGTGTTGCGGCTCTTCAACTCCATGATCTAATGCAAAAGCAACCATAGACAACCTATAAAGAAAGGAGCATAGCTGTGGTCCCCATAAAACTTCATTTATGGGCACTGAAGTgtaaatttcacataattttcacatgtcacaaaatactctttttcttcaaccatttaaaaatgtcaacacTGTTCTGCCGGCCTGGGGGCCTTCACTCGCTGACCCCTGCTGGAGATGGCCTGTGGCAGAGGCACCCTGCTTGCCTGAAATGAGTGAGTGCTGACCCCCTGGCTTGACTAACGAGTGTCCCTGCTCTCTTGTGCTGTGTTTCGTCTGCAGGCACAGCCAGGAAAACGCTGCACTTTGAGATTTCCAAAGAAGGCAGTGACCTGTCGGTGGTGGAGCGGGCCGAGGTCTGGCTCTTCCTCAAAGTCCCCAAGGCCAACAGGACCAGGACCAAAGTCACCATCCGGCTCTTGCAGAAGCAGCCCCAGGGCAGCGTGGACGCAGGGGAGGAGGCCGAGGAGATGGGCTCCACCGAGGAGAGGAACGAAGTGTTGATATCGGAAAAGGTGGTGGATGCGCGGAAAAGCACCTGGCACATCTTCCCCGTCTCCAGCAGCATCCAGCGGTTGCTGGACCAAGGCCGGAGCTCCCTGGACGTTCGGATTGCCTGTGAGCAGTGCCACGAGACGGGCGCCAGCCTGGTGCTCCTgggcaagaagaagaagaagggcgAGGAGGGGGACGCGAAGAAGAAGGACGGAGGAGacggaggggcagggggagacgaGGACAAGGAGCAGTCCCACAGACCTTTCCTCATGCTGCAGGCCCGCCAGTCGGAAGATCACCCTCATCGACGGCGGAGGCGGGGCTTGGAGTGCGACGGCAAGGTCAACATCTGCTGTAAGAAACAGTTCTTTGTTAGTTTCAAGGACATTGGCTGGAATGACTGGATCATCGCTCCCTCCGGCTATCACGCCAACTACTGCGAGGGCGAGTGTCCGAGCCACATAGCAGGCACGTCGGGCTCCTCGCTCTCCTTTCACTCGACCGTCATCAACCACTACCGCATGAGGGGGCACAGCCCCTTCGCCAACCTCAAGTCGTGCTGTGTGCCCACCAAGCTGAGACCCATGTCCATGCTGTACTATGATGATGGGCAAAACATCATCAAAAAGGACATTCAGAACATGATAGTGGAGGAGTGTGGGTGCTCATAGAGTGCCCGGCCCAGGGGGGACGGGAGCCAGAGTTGTCCAGAGAAGACAGTGGCAACATGAAGAAATGTTTAAGGTTTCTGAGTtaaacaagcagaaaaaaaaaaaaaaaaagaaattaaaaaaaaaataaactaaaaagaaaacctgaaacaGATGAAGGAAGATGTGGAAAAATTCCTTAGCCAGGGCTCAGAGATGAAGCAGTGAACAAGGTGGGAattgggagggagagggagaacagcgCCCCCTTCATTTCTTCTGATATCAAGGTGATGACATCAGTTGCTTACACGGGAATATTGTCCCCTCCTTTTCAGTCCCCTTTCAGTGTGAGCCTCTAAGTCGACTTGTCTAGTCTGCAATAACGTGGGCTGGCACATACCCAAATAGCATCTAGAAAGCCATGAGTTTGAAAGAGCCAGTTACAGGCGCTTTCCCACCCAGTTACCCAGGTTGTAAGGTATGTCTGTGTGACCCTCTCTCTGTGTATATCAGcccgtgcacacacgcacacagacacacacacacacatacatccacacacacaGGCATTTCCACATGACATGTGCATACACGTACTGGTAAGGGAACAAGAGTGTGCAGGTGGTCACACTGCTTTTTCTGCACCAGTTTTGCaccagagcaaaacaaaacaaaaaccaacattaaaaaaaaaaaaaaaaagcaagcaaacaaacaaaaatttgagAACAAGAATGGGAAGAGAGCGAAATCAAGGAACAAAGAATACCAAGTTACATTTCGTTAAGGTGCTTATGATCTTAGTACTATGCAACCTAATAGGTTTGAAACTGTTTACCTGAGAGAGAACAAAATGAGAGACTTTTTTGTATTGGAAGTAAcctgattaatttttattttcttcaaggagAGATACTTGAAAGGAATATGTTTGTCCATCTGTTGGATCcaaacatttctatattttgtaaatgttgttttttttttatcgttTACTATTTGCACTACGATGGTGTTTGACCTGTCTAATCcttatttaacaagtattttctttgggtgggggtggggggggttaaGAGCTGCACTTAATGTGAGCTATAAAAGAACTGCTACAGCACACaaaatagctatttttattattataattataattattattattattttgtaccttaaaaaatagacacatacacCAAAGACATTTGTGTGAGCCTTTAAACAGTCTGTCTGTGGTTGGTATCATTCACCATCAGTGAGTCAGGGGTTGGGATTCAAGGCGGAGTAGGGTGGATTGTGTTCAGGCTGAAAAGACCTGAGAAGTTTGGTTTTTGACTCCTTTGACATCCATGAAACGGAACATTCCATACTGGATGTACAGTAGTTGTACACTGTCGGctatcatggaacactacatgcTTGTGTGTGGATATGCACGTGGTTTGCATACGCACACCTGTGTGTATAGATACATGGATTGCACCAGGCCCACGCACATTTGAAGCACGTCAGGCTGTCATTTTGTAATGTTCTTAAAGCAATGAATGTTTGTGTGcaaaacacagtatttttaagAAGGATAGGCTATAGTTTTTGCTTTTCCTCGGAACTAGGTGGGCGCATTTCAAAAAATGTGGATGGGAAGAAGCCTGGAAACTCCAGGGACTATTGAGCAAGACCCTCTTTCATTGTGCAGGGACCcagctccctcctctttcttggcccccacctccatcccaccAAGTATTCCCTGCAGGGAAAACGGGAAACCCATGTTCTTCAAGGTTCTAGgctgattttttgtgtgtgcgatttatatttattatctcttgGAATCAATCTTAAATCAGAAAgctttttcagagagaaaaaaattcatctttagGCCAGAATAAGAGTGGggtactttttttggggggggtgattAAGGCCTAATTGTGAGTAATATGACTTGCTGGGCTAAATAATGTTGTTGTCactaattaaagaataaataacttGGGGGGAAGGTCTTAAGAGATTGGTAAtaagaaagagaactacagggTGTTATCAGTGGTAAAAATCCCAATATTTTAATTTACAGCCCAAACTCTTGATATATAGGTTTGTATGTATTGACTcagatgcaaaaaagaaaaaaaaaaaacactttgttttataaatatcaaagtaCATGCTTAAAGCTAAATTTCTACTAATTTATTCCACAGTATTTAGCTTGCCTAGAATAGCTAATAAGTTATTCatttatatgcttttaaaaatacagagccTTATTTTTACCGACTTGTTTGAAGTttgcaaaaattgaaaaaaatgctaataatttggaaaaattgcATTCATTAGTATTTTGTAAAATACTGAAGCTTTCAGCCCTATGTCagttcatagattttttttaaaattaattgtaggaaaataaaatagtgagAAACCAAACATTACTGAAGGTGGTTTAGCTCTTCTTGAGATATTTGTACCAAATTGGTGTACTATGACACTAGGCTGTACGTAGGCAAATTCTATTAATGTTGTTACCGGGTAGATATACTTACCACATCTTGAGGTCCACCCTTTCTTATGCAGAACTATAACATGTACTCCATGGGAGTGGACTCTACATGTAAGAGGGAGAGCGTGCAACGTTGGTACTTGCTTCCTCACTCTTAACCATTGACCAGGAAATCATTCAGGTGGGGAAGGTGGGCATGGTGAGGGAAGTTTCGAGAAGAGCGGGATGGCGATGTTCAACTTTACAGATTTGCATGAAAAATGTAGAGGGCCTTTTGGACTGCTGCTTATTTCGTAGTGGCAATAATAATGGAACCTTTGAAAATAGTGTGGGGAACCAAGTCCTAGTTCACAGTGCACTAGCAGAGATGGCCAGGGCAGTGGGAAAAGCAGGGTGCTCCAAAGACAGCTGATACCTGTTTGTGGCTCCCATTCAACTTGTGTGTGCGCCATCTTGTTTAAGCCCTATAAAAGAGTGCTCGACACAGTGGGGGTAAGATGGAGTTTGATTAGTGGCTATTGTAATTGGAAGCAGAGCAAAATGAAATTCCATATGACAATATCTGAATGAGATGtgttaattgaaattaaatgatTGGGTTGTCAAATCCAAACTTTGacattatttcattaatgttATATGGCCTTGAAATAGAATTATAAATTGCTGCTATCTTTAATAATCTTGGAAGATATGCAGGCTTGTAAACAACCACACTTCTCATGTAGCAGCACGAGGCcgaaagaaaaagcttttaaattcTACCATATTGGGTTCCTCACAGTAGGTTTTCCTTAAAACAGGGTGGCTCCATCTGATCTTAGCATCTCTCTACTCTTTCTCTAGGGCTACTCTCTAGGCTCTTAAAAATCTACTCATACCAATCTTAAATGCTCTGAGAAGTATTTGTCCGCAAGTATTTTTTAAGAATGATAAATATTTGGTAGtttgaactttctttctttttctctttcttttctttctttctttctttctttctttctttcaacttccttccttccttccttctttctttttatttttttcaaaaaaagcatGGCAAATTCCAGCACACTGAGTTGGGATTTTCTTGTCCCTGAAGACCAATCAATTTCATAGATATTTAAGATTGATTCCACACTTTGTTTTCAAGGAGAATGCCTGCATTCTCCTCTAAGGAAGAGCAAGTGAATTTTGCTTTTCACCCCCGTGGGATTGGACCTCAAGAAGTAACTCTAAAAAACAGAGAACACAAATGCCTCAGTTGTATTAAGCTTCGATTCAAATTATTAtgttcacttgaaaaaaaatgatttcctgGGGGCCTTTTGGCAACTTCCCTTTTCAACGTAGAGAAGAACTTAGTCACCCTGAAACCCTACACAATAAATTGGAACTTGTAGATGTGGGCAGAAGGTTTGGGGGTGGACActgtgtgtgtttaaattaaaCCCTTTATCACTGAGAAGCTGTTGTATGGGTCAGAGAAAATGAATGCTTAGAAGCTGTTCACATCTTCAAGAGCAGAAGCAAACCACATGTCTCagctacattatttattttttatgcataaAGTGAATCATTTCTTCTGTATTAATTTCCAATGGGTTTTACCCTCTAtttaaatgctttgaaaaaaCAGTGCATTGACAATgggttgatatttttctttaaaagaaaaatataattatgaaagCCAAGATAATCTGAagcctgttttgttttaaaactttttatgttCTGTGGTTgatgttgtttgtttgtttgtttttatttttttatttttatttttattttataatttttttttttggcatactACATGCAGTTCTTTAACCGACGTCTGTTTGGCTAATGTAATTAAAGTTGTTAATTTATATGAGTGCATTTCAACTATGTCAAtggtttcttaatatttattgtgtAGAAGTactggtaatttttttatttacaatatgTTTAAAGAGATAACAGTTTGatatgttttcatgtgtttatagCAGAAGTTATTTATTTCTATGGCATTCCAGCGGATATTTTGGTGTTTGCGAGGCATGCAGTCAATATTTTGTACAGTTAGTGGACAGTATTCAGCAACGCCTGATAGCTTCTTTGGccttatgttaaataaaaaacctgtttgggatttattttttatttttatttttattttatgtcttattGGTTTTCCAAGATCAACTTTGCGCACATATTGCTACGCCCTTTGCTGGGTGATAATTTCGTTTCTCCTGTAATTATCAGGATGAGTATGAGAAACTGACTGAATGGGAGAGAGAGGACGAAAGCTGGAACAAGAGAactcagagaggaagagaataaatattgCTGTGGCAAGGCTTTCTAATAGGCTGCAGATGCTTGGACCAGCAGtagttatattttattcattttgttaatttcccATTTCTCAAACTGTAGTGGCAAGTAACATGAAATAAAGTAacattcctttcctccctccctccttccctcctttcctcccttcttctctccctcctttcttctctcatccccccccccccgttccctctctccttctctccttcttctctccttccgtccttccccccttcttcctcctttcttcctcctttcccttctggcTAGAAAATTGCAATTGCAGGGAGCAGCTAGGGCTAGAAAAAGATATAATTCAGGAAAGAAGAGAACTGGGACCAACAGGACCAATACAGCATCACAGAAGTCCAGTCGAGAATGAATTGACTGTTCGATCTTTTCTTCTATAGGTTTTGCTGTAGTAGCTATGTCCATCTAAGGGGTTATATGGAAGCAGTAACAGCTGTAAATGCCCATGTGAACCAAGCAAGTCCCCATGTGATCACCAGGTAGATGTTTACCCCGTTTTTACAGATGAATCAGAGGCATCAAGTAACATTAATTGGAACAAGGATTCCAAGCCAGGTCTATATTCAAGTTTaaagttgtttattattattattattattattattattattattattattattttgcttctcCATACTCCAATTTTGGTGTTAGATTCCTTAcgtactgagaaaaaaaaaaaggagggggtggggcgaGGCTTGAGTGTTGAAGACACTTCTAACTTCTTACCACAGACACTTAATACCCACCAGACAGTTTACTTATCCCCAAGTACAATGCCAAGTTCATGTAAATTCTTACAAAACCCTTTTTACTTGTTTTAGGTAGGAAAGTgacattttctgaaaattaaaaaaaaaagagttgttacaatttttgctttatatttacgAATGTGTTTTAcctttctatccttttattttgctGGATGAAACCTCGGACCCAAAGAAGTTTTACTTTATGGGCCCCGTGATATTTGAGCGTGTGTGCCCGTGCGCACACGAGTACATGCATTAGCCTTCAACTCCCACCAGGTTTAATAATGAATACATGTTAGGAACCAAGTAAAAACCCCAGTGAACTACAGATGAGAAACGTTATTAGGAAATTTATACAGATGTTATTATAAATTAAGCCAAATGACCGAAAGCAAAAGTCAGGCATAGACAAATATATATTACACAACTAACATACGTGATGAAGATATATATGGGGCccagaaagaaaatgtgtcatCATTTAAAGGAAACATCTACATCCATTTCCTATAGAGGTTTGATGCTTTCTCAGAAAACAGTTGTCTGAGGAGGTATCCGAAGGGAAGGACACAGAGCGCGGAACAGAGCCCCGCAGTAATTCCTTCTCGCATCAAATATGGCATCGGCTCCTTTGAAAGCGTTCTGTTGTTTCTGCATTGATCCAATGTTAAGTCTTCTCTTTGGTCCACGGAAAGGCAGGATTCTTTAGAAATTCTCCATCATACCCTTTGAGGCTTTCTTTAACTGTCATGTAattaacagtaagaaaaaaagggaggcaAATTGTTTATCCACAAGCAAAAAACCACAGAGCTGTTTCAAGACTTTTTAGAAATCGACAACTGCCCCACTTGCCTGTGTGCACTTTGAGACCAGCCTGAAATCCGAGGGGTCCAGCAGGACTTCAGGTCACGAGGGGGACACCAGAGAAGTCCCTTTCTCACAGAAAACTTGGCAGTTCAAATCCAGAAGTGGTTTTGAGAAATATTAGGCCAACTGACGGaagaaaaatgatgagaaatcttccttttttaaaaactgatttctgCTCAGGAAGGAGTCAGGAAGGAGTCAGAAGAAGTACTGAGAGAAGGTCCGGTCAGTGTCAGAAAAGAACATTGGGGAAGAAAAGAGCCACCCAGGGTAAGAGTTAATGTGCTGCTATAATTCCTACTGTCACGGTGGTGGCAGTGCCTGCATCATTGTTATGTGGGGACACAGTGTTCTAACACAAATACTATAATGTGGCAACAAAGATGCCATCAAATATATACGCCCCTCATTAATGAAGTCGTTCCAACACAGTCAGAGCACCACAGCCTGAGTCGTTTGGAAAGCTTGCTACTCACATGGGATAAAGGCAGTCATTATGGGGGAACTCATCcattgtgaaagaaagaaagaaaggaaaaaaaaaaaagacaaacactgctaATCTATGCCAGAAACTGCAGGCCTAGGGCAGGGGGATGACAAAACTTTGCCCTTCAAAGTGCTTATTGTGCTAGGGCTTCCAAACACTTTGAAGACAATCATCAAACCCTTCTAAATGGAACCAGGGAGGCTTCTCGCCATTGATCTCAACAACAAATGTTTGTGTTTCATGGTCAATGTATTTATCCCTCAAAGACTCGAAGTAGAATTGTCACTAAATAGgatatttttatagataaaacCAATTTTCCATCTGAGTAATCATATACTAAGCACGATCGATTTGCCAACTAGATGAAATGGTTCGAAATGGTATTGCAATGATATATTTAGTAGCTTTTATTATTCCAAGTATGACGGGGTTCACAATTCTGAAATCAACTAAGCCTTGTGTTCTCAGAGTAGTGAGTTTTCACTAGTCTTCATAAGATCGTGGACCGGCCCATCTTGCTACGAAGTTACTACTAATGGCCTCAGATTGAAAACATGGTACAAACAAATATAGCCCTTCCTTTTGGGCTGGGGATAATAGGATTTGAATTACATCGAAAATGCTAGACAATTGGGTTGCATCAATCATTCATTTAGCCACTTTACAAAAGCACTCTGGGCAGAGGACTCCTAAGAGTTTTTTTCTGAACTTCACCCTGCCTAGTAAGTAGTATGCCCCTGTGACTCGTTGAAAGAGCAGTGCACCTGCAAAAGCTAGACGGCCCGTCGTGTCCCAGCAAGCCAATTGTCAACAAGGATGGAGAAGCAAGACAAGCATGCCAGTACCCGTGGCCACTCAAGCTCACTCCTGCAACCAGGCTCTATAGTGATGGTGAACAGCTTTTATCTTAAGGCTTTAAAGGtttcacaaaacagaaaatgcaaTCGTAACCCATTTTATATTGAACAAGTACCCAGTTATGATTCTAACTAGATCCAGCCACCATCTGGGAAACTGACTTTCAAAGTAGTCAGCCCAGAATTGGGGGTATATGGATGAAGCCCTAGAAGTAAATTCTATGAAAAAGGAGATCACtgttaaaaaacaagaaacaaaacaaaacaaaaaaaccaacgcCACCACCTTTCAGATGGTCAAAACCAGGAAGAAAGTACATGACACCCATGGGTGTGGACGGTGAGGTCAGGTGCTTCTCTCCAGCTTCAGGTGTGACTTACTTAGCGAGAGTAAGCATAAATGCAGGAGCTGGCCATGAGGAATCAAACTgcttgagatttttgtttttgtattgttttgtttttcctgagggAGAAGTGGGTGCCCTGGGGAAAATAGGGTGGCGAAGGTTGCACCCTCCACCTGTCAGACTTCAAAGACTTGGTCTAGAGCAGTGGAGAGAGTTGGCTGCAGGCAGAAATGGAAAGACCCTTAACATCAAGGACCCTGTGGTTCCCAAATAACAAATTGTGAGAGTATGTGGGAGAGAGGACCATTTTCCCTGATCATGTGTTGAAGGTAGAACCACGGGTGCTGCAAAGAAAATGGGCCAACAGTTTGGGGAGCCATGAGACACAGGACCTTCACCAGATTTCAGCATTTGTGCGGTGGCCTGTAGAAGTGGTGGCCGAGTGATGGATACCCCGTAGAGGTGTGGAATAACCCGAGAGAGGCCTTGTAGGAACTGAAGCTGACTGGGCAGTTTATGGGCACACCTGAGGTTTCCCAGGCATAACTGGATAAAGTGTAGAAACGTACTACTGGTCAGCTAAGTtccatcttttgttttaaaaataatatctacctGATaggatattttggaaaatttcaaaagtgaaaagacagcgAAATGGCAGAACTCAGTGTCCGACATGGTGAGTTTACTGTTGACCCCGCCAGAAATATCCAATTATATTTTCATAGCGCCACCCTCCAAGGATTATTGGAAATACTTCCTTCAGTTGGACCCTTCAACCGTGCATTTTAGTTCTGACAGCGGCC
The sequence above is a segment of the Ursus arctos isolate Adak ecotype North America unplaced genomic scaffold, UrsArc2.0 scaffold_3, whole genome shotgun sequence genome. Coding sequences within it:
- the INHBA gene encoding inhibin beta A chain — its product is MPLLWLRGFLLASCWIIVRSSPTPGSEGHGAAPDCPSCALAALPKDVPNSEPEMVEAVKKHILNMLHLKKRPEVIQPVPKAALLNAIRKLHVGKVGENGYVEIEDDIGRRAEMNELMEQTSEIITFAESGTARKTLHFEISKEGSDLSVVERAEVWLFLKVPKANRTRTKVTIRLLQKQPQGSVDAGEEAEEMGSTEERNEVLISEKVVDARKSTWHIFPVSSSIQRLLDQGRSSLDVRIACEQCHETGASLVLLGKKKKKGEEGDAKKKDGGDGGAGGDEDKEQSHRPFLMLQARQSEDHPHRRRRRGLECDGKVNICCKKQFFVSFKDIGWNDWIIAPSGYHANYCEGECPSHIAGTSGSSLSFHSTVINHYRMRGHSPFANLKSCCVPTKLRPMSMLYYDDGQNIIKKDIQNMIVEECGCS